A window of Mangifera indica cultivar Alphonso chromosome 13, CATAS_Mindica_2.1, whole genome shotgun sequence contains these coding sequences:
- the LOC123195167 gene encoding zinc finger CCCH domain-containing protein 32-like isoform X3 produces MEEEGQKWNTDCVYFLASPLTCKKPLDGHLTESRSESGPFPYQSSTPANKTTVPCYFYFNGFCNKGDRCSFMHGSEGNAPAGIYSRTTYAITDALPIGNKASSGIDTGSASTERCPNLVETATMPAMVMSIQAKDDLLQSAPRSIPMQSTSPQISLSEGEEAAAVKSDLRAPVEGFMETRSHVCTDWNSEEQVDGHIELEEPWESSPGFDVLVDSYKRSEKLSYEDDPEHLVNMNREHRALNSHFLGCDLEDQVEYTYPDAELLYDRQMYSDYDSLDNGHILGNVRKPSICARERMLDSLFSRKRKFLQQKVAVNDWSVDLRDYLRRRRVIDDHQIISSSRKHDSCRLVVQRQERARKHVIGQQLHKRLTAVVGKNYVESYGDYGTLSNGANQHVWLRHSKSRRFRQNSKEKRLAKQQSRSSEVSGKPFSRERRSTETSTAFTGPKTLAEIKEEKKKTEDQGDISGKTGNSSITLADFEGPKPLSEILKGKKKEAVSL; encoded by the exons ATGGAAGAAGAAGGGCAAAAGTGGAACACTGATTGCGTCTATTTCCTCGCCTCTCCTCTCACCTGCAAGAAG CCGCTGGATGGACATCTCACTGAATCACGATCTGAATCTGGTCCATTTCCATATCAATCTTCTACGCCTGCAAATAAGACCACTGTTCCCTGTTATTTTTACTTCAATGGCTTCTGCAACAAAGGTGACAGGTGCTCCTTTATGCATGGTTCTGAAGGAAATGCACCTGCTGGGATATATTCAAGGACAACCTATGCAATTACTGATGCTCTACCCATTGGAAACAAGGCATCTTCAGGAATTGACACTGGCTCAGCATCAACAGAAAGATGTCCTAATCTAGTAGAAACTGCCACAATGCCAGCAATGGTTATGAGCATCCAGGCCAAGGATGATCTTCTGCAATCAGCACCTAGAAGCATTCCAATGCAAAGTACCTCCCCACAGATATCTCTGTCTGAGGGTGAAGAAGCTGCTGCTGTTAAGTCAGACCTCAGAGCTCCAGTAGAAGGCTTTATGGAAACTAGATCTCATGTATGCACAGATTGGAATTCTGAGGAACAAGTGGATGGCCATATTGAGCTGGAAGAGCCATGGGAATCATCCCCAGGTTTTGATGTTCTTGTGGATAGTTACAAAAGATCAGAGAAGTTGAGTTATGAGGATGATCCAGAGCACTTAGTGAACATGAATAGAGAGCACAGGGCACTTAACAGCCATTTTTTGGGTTGTGATTTGGAAGATCAAGTTGAGTATACATATCCTGATGCAGAACTTCTATATGATCGGCAGATGTACAGTGATTATGATTCTTTGGACAACGGACACATTCTTGGTAATGTCAGGAAACCTTCAATCTGTGCAAGAGAAAGGATGTTGGATTCATTATTTTCTCGAAAAAGGAAATTCTTGCAACAAAAAGTAGCAGTAAATGACTGGAGTGTGGATCTTCGTGATTACCTGAGGAGACGCAGAGTAATTGATGATCATCAGATTATTAGTTCATCAAGGAAGCATGATTCGTGTAGATTGGTTGTTCAAAGGCAGGAAAGGGCTCGAAAGCATGTTATTGGTCAGCAGCTGCACAAAAGATTGACAGCAGTAGTTGGAAAGAACTATGTAGAGTCATACGGAGACTATGGAACTCTTTCAAATGGTGCCAATCAGCATGTGTGGCTTAGGCATTCAAAATCTAGGAGGTTTAGGCAGAATTCTAAGGAAAAAAGGCTGGCAAAACAGCAGTCTCGTTCATCTGAAGTCTCTGGGAAACCTTTTTCAAGGGAGAGGAGATCTACCGAGACTTCCACAGCATTTACTGGACCCAAGACTCTTGCTGAGattaaagaagagaagaaaaagactGAAGACCAGGGTGATATCTCTGGGAAAACAGGGAATTCAAGCATAACATTGGCCGACTTTGAGGGACCAAAACCTCTGAGTGAAATCCTCAAGGGTAAAAAAAAAGAGGCTGTGAGCCTGTGA
- the LOC123195167 gene encoding zinc finger CCCH domain-containing protein 34-like isoform X1 produces the protein MEEEGQKWNTDCVYFLASPLTCKKGIDCEYRHCEIARLNPRDCWYWLAGNCINPACGFRHPVSSYSVMITYMLIRTSGLGFLSILFHPLDGHLTESRSESGPFPYQSSTPANKTTVPCYFYFNGFCNKGDRCSFMHGSEGNAPAGIYSRTTYAITDALPIGNKASSGIDTGSASTERCPNLVETATMPAMVMSIQAKDDLLQSAPRSIPMQSTSPQISLSEGEEAAAVKSDLRAPVEGFMETRSHVCTDWNSEEQVDGHIELEEPWESSPGFDVLVDSYKRSEKLSYEDDPEHLVNMNREHRALNSHFLGCDLEDQVEYTYPDAELLYDRQMYSDYDSLDNGHILGNVRKPSICARERMLDSLFSRKRKFLQQKVAVNDWSVDLRDYLRRRRVIDDHQIISSSRKHDSCRLVVQRQERARKHVIGQQLHKRLTAVVGKNYVESYGDYGTLSNGANQHVWLRHSKSRRFRQNSKEKRLAKQQSRSSEVSGKPFSRERRSTETSTAFTGPKTLAEIKEEKKKTEDQGDISGKTGNSSITLADFEGPKPLSEILKGKKKEAVSL, from the exons ATGGAAGAAGAAGGGCAAAAGTGGAACACTGATTGCGTCTATTTCCTCGCCTCTCCTCTCACCTGCAAGAAG gGGATTGATTGTGAGTATCGACACTGTGAAATTGCAAGACTTAACCCGAGGGACTGTTGGTACTGGTTAGCTGGTAACTGTATTAATCCAGCCTGTGGTTTTAGACATCCTGTAAGCTCGTATTCTGTTATGATTACCTACATGTTGATTAGGACATCGGGCCTTGGTTTTTTATCAATTCTGTTCCAT CCGCTGGATGGACATCTCACTGAATCACGATCTGAATCTGGTCCATTTCCATATCAATCTTCTACGCCTGCAAATAAGACCACTGTTCCCTGTTATTTTTACTTCAATGGCTTCTGCAACAAAGGTGACAGGTGCTCCTTTATGCATGGTTCTGAAGGAAATGCACCTGCTGGGATATATTCAAGGACAACCTATGCAATTACTGATGCTCTACCCATTGGAAACAAGGCATCTTCAGGAATTGACACTGGCTCAGCATCAACAGAAAGATGTCCTAATCTAGTAGAAACTGCCACAATGCCAGCAATGGTTATGAGCATCCAGGCCAAGGATGATCTTCTGCAATCAGCACCTAGAAGCATTCCAATGCAAAGTACCTCCCCACAGATATCTCTGTCTGAGGGTGAAGAAGCTGCTGCTGTTAAGTCAGACCTCAGAGCTCCAGTAGAAGGCTTTATGGAAACTAGATCTCATGTATGCACAGATTGGAATTCTGAGGAACAAGTGGATGGCCATATTGAGCTGGAAGAGCCATGGGAATCATCCCCAGGTTTTGATGTTCTTGTGGATAGTTACAAAAGATCAGAGAAGTTGAGTTATGAGGATGATCCAGAGCACTTAGTGAACATGAATAGAGAGCACAGGGCACTTAACAGCCATTTTTTGGGTTGTGATTTGGAAGATCAAGTTGAGTATACATATCCTGATGCAGAACTTCTATATGATCGGCAGATGTACAGTGATTATGATTCTTTGGACAACGGACACATTCTTGGTAATGTCAGGAAACCTTCAATCTGTGCAAGAGAAAGGATGTTGGATTCATTATTTTCTCGAAAAAGGAAATTCTTGCAACAAAAAGTAGCAGTAAATGACTGGAGTGTGGATCTTCGTGATTACCTGAGGAGACGCAGAGTAATTGATGATCATCAGATTATTAGTTCATCAAGGAAGCATGATTCGTGTAGATTGGTTGTTCAAAGGCAGGAAAGGGCTCGAAAGCATGTTATTGGTCAGCAGCTGCACAAAAGATTGACAGCAGTAGTTGGAAAGAACTATGTAGAGTCATACGGAGACTATGGAACTCTTTCAAATGGTGCCAATCAGCATGTGTGGCTTAGGCATTCAAAATCTAGGAGGTTTAGGCAGAATTCTAAGGAAAAAAGGCTGGCAAAACAGCAGTCTCGTTCATCTGAAGTCTCTGGGAAACCTTTTTCAAGGGAGAGGAGATCTACCGAGACTTCCACAGCATTTACTGGACCCAAGACTCTTGCTGAGattaaagaagagaagaaaaagactGAAGACCAGGGTGATATCTCTGGGAAAACAGGGAATTCAAGCATAACATTGGCCGACTTTGAGGGACCAAAACCTCTGAGTGAAATCCTCAAGGGTAAAAAAAAAGAGGCTGTGAGCCTGTGA
- the LOC123195160 gene encoding MAPK kinase substrate protein At1g80180-like produces the protein MAGLERSVTSFRRQGSSGLVWDDKFLSGELKQHMRHKEAEDKDNNNGELRASQSVMMQRSRSEGGSGGGGRTYGKAKLPSPTRDPPSPKVVGCCAFFGKPEASRNKPRKPNKRKS, from the coding sequence ATGGCTGGTTTAGAGAGGTCTGTGACGTCGTTTCGAAGGCAAGGATCGTCGGGGTTGGTTTGGGATGACAAGTTTTTATCCGGAGAGCTGAAGCAACATATGAGACATAAAGAAGCagaagataaagataacaaCAATGGAGAGTTAAGGGCTTCACAAAGCGTGATGATGCAGCGTAGTCGATCAGAAGGTGGCAGTGGAGGCGGAGGACGAACTTATGGGAAGGCTAAGCTCCCATCTCCAACCAGGGACCCTCCGTCTCCCAAAGTCGTCGGATGCTGTGCCTTTTTCGGTAAACCGGAGGCATCCCGTAATAAACCCCGGAAACCCAACAAGCGTAAGTCTTGA
- the LOC123195167 gene encoding zinc finger CCCH domain-containing protein 34-like isoform X2, with the protein MEEEGQKWNTDCVYFLASPLTCKKGIDCEYRHCEIARLNPRDCWYWLAGNCINPACGFRHPPLDGHLTESRSESGPFPYQSSTPANKTTVPCYFYFNGFCNKGDRCSFMHGSEGNAPAGIYSRTTYAITDALPIGNKASSGIDTGSASTERCPNLVETATMPAMVMSIQAKDDLLQSAPRSIPMQSTSPQISLSEGEEAAAVKSDLRAPVEGFMETRSHVCTDWNSEEQVDGHIELEEPWESSPGFDVLVDSYKRSEKLSYEDDPEHLVNMNREHRALNSHFLGCDLEDQVEYTYPDAELLYDRQMYSDYDSLDNGHILGNVRKPSICARERMLDSLFSRKRKFLQQKVAVNDWSVDLRDYLRRRRVIDDHQIISSSRKHDSCRLVVQRQERARKHVIGQQLHKRLTAVVGKNYVESYGDYGTLSNGANQHVWLRHSKSRRFRQNSKEKRLAKQQSRSSEVSGKPFSRERRSTETSTAFTGPKTLAEIKEEKKKTEDQGDISGKTGNSSITLADFEGPKPLSEILKGKKKEAVSL; encoded by the exons ATGGAAGAAGAAGGGCAAAAGTGGAACACTGATTGCGTCTATTTCCTCGCCTCTCCTCTCACCTGCAAGAAG gGGATTGATTGTGAGTATCGACACTGTGAAATTGCAAGACTTAACCCGAGGGACTGTTGGTACTGGTTAGCTGGTAACTGTATTAATCCAGCCTGTGGTTTTAGACATCCT CCGCTGGATGGACATCTCACTGAATCACGATCTGAATCTGGTCCATTTCCATATCAATCTTCTACGCCTGCAAATAAGACCACTGTTCCCTGTTATTTTTACTTCAATGGCTTCTGCAACAAAGGTGACAGGTGCTCCTTTATGCATGGTTCTGAAGGAAATGCACCTGCTGGGATATATTCAAGGACAACCTATGCAATTACTGATGCTCTACCCATTGGAAACAAGGCATCTTCAGGAATTGACACTGGCTCAGCATCAACAGAAAGATGTCCTAATCTAGTAGAAACTGCCACAATGCCAGCAATGGTTATGAGCATCCAGGCCAAGGATGATCTTCTGCAATCAGCACCTAGAAGCATTCCAATGCAAAGTACCTCCCCACAGATATCTCTGTCTGAGGGTGAAGAAGCTGCTGCTGTTAAGTCAGACCTCAGAGCTCCAGTAGAAGGCTTTATGGAAACTAGATCTCATGTATGCACAGATTGGAATTCTGAGGAACAAGTGGATGGCCATATTGAGCTGGAAGAGCCATGGGAATCATCCCCAGGTTTTGATGTTCTTGTGGATAGTTACAAAAGATCAGAGAAGTTGAGTTATGAGGATGATCCAGAGCACTTAGTGAACATGAATAGAGAGCACAGGGCACTTAACAGCCATTTTTTGGGTTGTGATTTGGAAGATCAAGTTGAGTATACATATCCTGATGCAGAACTTCTATATGATCGGCAGATGTACAGTGATTATGATTCTTTGGACAACGGACACATTCTTGGTAATGTCAGGAAACCTTCAATCTGTGCAAGAGAAAGGATGTTGGATTCATTATTTTCTCGAAAAAGGAAATTCTTGCAACAAAAAGTAGCAGTAAATGACTGGAGTGTGGATCTTCGTGATTACCTGAGGAGACGCAGAGTAATTGATGATCATCAGATTATTAGTTCATCAAGGAAGCATGATTCGTGTAGATTGGTTGTTCAAAGGCAGGAAAGGGCTCGAAAGCATGTTATTGGTCAGCAGCTGCACAAAAGATTGACAGCAGTAGTTGGAAAGAACTATGTAGAGTCATACGGAGACTATGGAACTCTTTCAAATGGTGCCAATCAGCATGTGTGGCTTAGGCATTCAAAATCTAGGAGGTTTAGGCAGAATTCTAAGGAAAAAAGGCTGGCAAAACAGCAGTCTCGTTCATCTGAAGTCTCTGGGAAACCTTTTTCAAGGGAGAGGAGATCTACCGAGACTTCCACAGCATTTACTGGACCCAAGACTCTTGCTGAGattaaagaagagaagaaaaagactGAAGACCAGGGTGATATCTCTGGGAAAACAGGGAATTCAAGCATAACATTGGCCGACTTTGAGGGACCAAAACCTCTGAGTGAAATCCTCAAGGGTAAAAAAAAAGAGGCTGTGAGCCTGTGA
- the LOC123194272 gene encoding uncharacterized protein At2g34160-like → MEEVTQGVNNIDLSADSIKKNRIQVSNTKKPLFFYVNLAKRYMQQHNQVELSALGMAIATVVTVAEILKNNGLAVEKKIMTSTVDMRDESRGRSVQKAKIEILLEKTANFDELMAAAAEERDAGDAEEQN, encoded by the exons ATGGAAGAGGTTACACAAGGAGTCAACAACATCGACTTGAGCGCAGATTCAATCAAGAAAAACCGGATTCAAGTCTCCAACACTAAGAAACCCTTGTTTTTTTACGTTAATCTCGCCAAG AGATACATGCAGCAGCACAATCAAGTGGAACTCTCCGCCCTTGGAATGG CCATTGCCACGGTTGTTACTGTTGCAGAAATTCTGAAAAACAATGGTTTGGCTGTTGAGAAGA AGATCATGACTTCAACAGTTGATATGAGAGATGAATCAAGAGGGCGATCTGTCCAAAAAGCCAAG ATTGAAATATTGCTGGAGAAAACTGCAAACTTTGACGAACTGATGGCAGCTGCCGCCGAAGAGAGGGATGCTGGAGATGCTGAAGAACAGAATTGA
- the LOC123194556 gene encoding nudix hydrolase 19, chloroplastic-like, giving the protein MLTLLSSSSSSASTALIFFSKKLYSLPKPSLALSYFTRNTTTMSINLQSHAFAGNPIRLKTPKSTDPFSPTSALDSLKTRLLDNTLLQQPSSPDFKVLPFRKGRPLASSTPGEMSPSWHLGWISLPDCKNFLEISGAQLSEDSLVYLGSSYEDDVVYWAIDVSSEAGLVPELGSKQFCFVELRTLMVATDWADERAMAELAIAGNARALLEWHNLSQFCGFCGSKTVPMEAGIRKKCSNVLCNKRIYPRVDPVVIMLVIDRENDRALLSRQSRFVPRMWSCLAGFIEPGESLEEAVRRETWEETGIEVGDVIYHSSQPWPVGPSSTPGQLMVGFFAYAKSLEINVDKEELEDAQWHSREDVKKAISSAEYKKAQRTAAAKVDQMCKGVEKGHGLAADFNVESGELAPMFIPGPFAIAHHLISSWVYQDTAPNGVHVRTGQSSSSMSNL; this is encoded by the exons ATGCTCACCCTCctctcttcttcatcttcatctgcaTCTACAgctcttatttttttctctaagaaACTATATTCACTACCAAAGCCCTCATTAGCTCTTTCCTATTTCACCAGAAATACAACCACCATGTCCATTAACCTACAATCTCATGCCTTTGCCGGCAATCCTATAAGATTAAAAACCCCCAAGTCAACTGACCCTTTTTCTCCAACCTCAGCTCTTGATTCACTCAAAACACGACTTTTAGACAACACCCTCCTACAACAGCCATCTTCTCCTGATTTCAAGGTCTTGCCTTTCAGAAAAGGCAGGCCTTTAGCCTCGTCTACTCCCGGTGAAATGTCCCCGAGTTGGCATCTGGGCTGGATCAGCTTGCCTGATTGCAAGAATTTCTTGGAAATTTCTGGGGCCCAGTTGAGTGAAGACTCCTTAGTTTATCTGGGTTCAAGCTATGAGGATGATGTGGTTTATTGGGCTATCGACGTTTCAAGCGAGGCGGGCTTGGTTCCTGAATTGGGTAGTAAGCAATTTTGCTTTGTTGAATTGAGGACGCTTATGGTGGCCACCGATTGGGCTGATGAACGGGCTATGGCTGAATTAGCTATTGCTGGTAAT GCCAGGGCATTGCTGGAGTGGCATAACTTATCACAGTTTTGTGGATTTTGTGGATCAAAAACAGTTCCCATGGAAGCTGGGATACGTAAGAAGTGCTCAAATGTTCTGTGCAATAAGAGGATTTACCCTCGTGTTGATCCA GTAGTCATTATGTTAGTTATAGATAGAGAGAATGATCGTGCACTTTTAAGTAGACAGTCAAGGTTTGTCCCCCGAATGTGGAGTTGTCTAGCAGGTTTCATAGAG CCAGGAGAAAGCTTAGAAGAAGCAGTGAGGAGAGAAACATGGGAAGAGACTGGCATTGAAGTGGGAGATGTTATCTATCATAGTTCTCAACCATGGCCTG TTGGCCCAAGCAGCACACCAGGCCAGTTGATGGTGGGGTTTTTTGCATATGCGAAATCACTGGAGATAAATGTAGACAAAGAAGAGTTGGAAG ATGCTCAATGGCACAGTAGAGAGGATGTAAAAAAGGCAATATCCTCTGCTGAGTACAAGAAGGCACAAAGAACAGCAGCTGCGAAGGTGGATCAAATGTGCAAGGGAGTTGAGAAAGGACACGGCTTAGCAGCAGATTTTAATGTTGAGAGTGGGGAACTTGCTCCGATGTTTATCCCGGGTCCCTTTGCGATTGCCCACCACCTCATCTCTTCCTGGGTCTACCAAGATACTGCCCCAAATGGTGTCCACGTTCGAACAGGCCAATCTAGCAGTTCTATGTCAAATTTGTAG
- the LOC123194557 gene encoding zinc finger CCCH domain-containing protein 39 isoform X1 produces MSFPNPSAPFFAPQQQLHPVDSDGIGVWPQYQMNNEQQYEQHSQFEQQPPLKRPRNFEENQSNPSQFPRMNPSLNPPINKGTANIFFKTRICAKFKQGTCRNGENCNFAHGLEDLRQPPPNWQDLVGGGGGRVEEDRSSGGGGNWDDDHKIIHNMKLCKKFYNGEECPYGDRCNFLHEDPSKFRDDSGRYRESSAISIGTTGPPVVHGVSFNQSDSNRSVNNTTVKPVYWKTKLCSKWTTGQCPFGEKCHFAHGESELQVTGVRIEVEAGNAGFVPVKPHLIPVNDSSTTANMPTLNKEGQGKKCLFKWKGPKKINRIYGDWLDDMPLVHNWSSQVES; encoded by the exons ATGAGTTTTCCCAACCCTAGTGCTCCTTTTTTTGCTCCACAGCAACAGCTTCATCCGGTAGACAGTGATGGCATTGGTGTCTGGCCTCAGTATCAAATGAATAATGAGCAACAGTATGAGCAGCATTCTCAGTTTGAACAACAGCCTCCTTTAAAGAGACCTAGAAACTTCGAAGAGAACCAATCAAACCCTTCACAATTTCCTAGGATGAATCCATCTTTAAACCCTCCAATCAATAAAGGAACCGCTAACATTTTCTTCAAGACTCGTATTTGTGCAAAATTTAAGCAGGGTACTTGTAGGAATGGTGAGAATTGCAACTTTGCACATGGTCTTGAGGACTTGAGACAGCCTCCTCCTAATTGGCAAGACCTAGTAGGAGGTGGAGGTGGCCGTGTTGAGGAGGATCGATCATCTGGTGGTGGTGGCAATTGGGATGATGATCATAAGATAATTCATAACATGAAGCTATGCAAGAAGTTTTACAATGGCGAGGAGTGCCCCTATGGTGATAGGTGTAATTTTCTTCATGAGGATCCATCAAAGTTTAGGGATGATTCAGGGAGGTACAGAGAGAGCTCAGCAATAAGCATTGGGACTACAGGGCCGCCTGTCGTACATGGAGTCAGTTTTAATCAATCTGATAGCAATAGGTCTGTCAACAACACTACTGTGAAACCTGTATATTGGAAGACAAAGTTGTGTTCTAAGTGGACAACAGGccaatgtccctttggagaaaaATGCCACTTCGCTCATGGGGAATCAG AATTACAGGTAACTGGTGTGCGCATTGAAGTGGAAGCAGGGAATGCCGGTTTCGTTCCAGTAAAACCTCACTTGATTCCTGTTAATGATTCATCTACCACAGCGAATATGCCTACTTTAAACAAAGAAGGGCAGGGCAAGAAGTGCTTATTCAAGTGGAAAGGACCAAAGAAAATCAATCGGATTTATGGAGACTGGCTTGACGATATGCCCTTGGTGCACAACTGGTCAAGTCAAGTGGAGAGCTGA
- the LOC123195220 gene encoding uncharacterized protein LOC123195220, with product MANQEKLKRGFMSFYKSTVKINHKPKPQPVVNHVTEIPPNKSAPVVPLPSDKLLLKEQLENFEESDDGEPRRGNFAGARKSVSHVETNVASVIAFLQVKVLVSDMPGFMQAHAFRIARRTFDTLERFSSKHIAFNIKKEFDKVYGPAWHCIVGASFGSFVTHSTGCFLYFSMEKLYILVFKTKIQKALD from the exons ATGGCAAATCAAGAGAAGCTAAAGAGAGGATTCATGTCTTTCTACAAGTCCACCGTTAAAATTAATCACAAGCCAAAACCTCAACCAGTAGTTAATCATGTGACAGAAATTCCGCCAAATAAATCAGCTCCAGTGGTGCCGCTGCCGTCAGATAAGTTGTTGTTGAAGGAGCAGCTGGAAAACTTTGAGGAAAGTGACGATGGTGAGCCAAGAAGAGGAAATTTTGCCGGGGCGAGAAAGTCAGTGTCTCACGTAGAAACAAATGTGGCATCAGTGATTGCATTTCTTCAAGTGAAGGTTTTGGTGTCTGATATGCCTGGATTCATGCAGGCGCATGCCTTCAGAATTGCCAGGCGAACGTTTGATACCTTGGAGAGGTTCAGTTCCAAGCACATTgcttttaacattaaaaag GAGTTCGATAAAGTGTATGGCCCGGCTTGGCACTGCATCGTTGGCGCAAGTTTTGGGTCCTTCGTCACCCACTCCACGGGCTGCTTTCTATACTTTTCAATGGAGAAACTGTACATTTTAgtgtttaaaacaaaaattcagaAAGCTTTAGACTGA
- the LOC123194557 gene encoding zinc finger CCCH domain-containing protein 39 isoform X2, which produces MNNEQQYEQHSQFEQQPPLKRPRNFEENQSNPSQFPRMNPSLNPPINKGTANIFFKTRICAKFKQGTCRNGENCNFAHGLEDLRQPPPNWQDLVGGGGGRVEEDRSSGGGGNWDDDHKIIHNMKLCKKFYNGEECPYGDRCNFLHEDPSKFRDDSGRYRESSAISIGTTGPPVVHGVSFNQSDSNRSVNNTTVKPVYWKTKLCSKWTTGQCPFGEKCHFAHGESELQVTGVRIEVEAGNAGFVPVKPHLIPVNDSSTTANMPTLNKEGQGKKCLFKWKGPKKINRIYGDWLDDMPLVHNWSSQVES; this is translated from the exons ATGAATAATGAGCAACAGTATGAGCAGCATTCTCAGTTTGAACAACAGCCTCCTTTAAAGAGACCTAGAAACTTCGAAGAGAACCAATCAAACCCTTCACAATTTCCTAGGATGAATCCATCTTTAAACCCTCCAATCAATAAAGGAACCGCTAACATTTTCTTCAAGACTCGTATTTGTGCAAAATTTAAGCAGGGTACTTGTAGGAATGGTGAGAATTGCAACTTTGCACATGGTCTTGAGGACTTGAGACAGCCTCCTCCTAATTGGCAAGACCTAGTAGGAGGTGGAGGTGGCCGTGTTGAGGAGGATCGATCATCTGGTGGTGGTGGCAATTGGGATGATGATCATAAGATAATTCATAACATGAAGCTATGCAAGAAGTTTTACAATGGCGAGGAGTGCCCCTATGGTGATAGGTGTAATTTTCTTCATGAGGATCCATCAAAGTTTAGGGATGATTCAGGGAGGTACAGAGAGAGCTCAGCAATAAGCATTGGGACTACAGGGCCGCCTGTCGTACATGGAGTCAGTTTTAATCAATCTGATAGCAATAGGTCTGTCAACAACACTACTGTGAAACCTGTATATTGGAAGACAAAGTTGTGTTCTAAGTGGACAACAGGccaatgtccctttggagaaaaATGCCACTTCGCTCATGGGGAATCAG AATTACAGGTAACTGGTGTGCGCATTGAAGTGGAAGCAGGGAATGCCGGTTTCGTTCCAGTAAAACCTCACTTGATTCCTGTTAATGATTCATCTACCACAGCGAATATGCCTACTTTAAACAAAGAAGGGCAGGGCAAGAAGTGCTTATTCAAGTGGAAAGGACCAAAGAAAATCAATCGGATTTATGGAGACTGGCTTGACGATATGCCCTTGGTGCACAACTGGTCAAGTCAAGTGGAGAGCTGA
- the LOC123195130 gene encoding metallothiol transferase FosB-like yields the protein MENPLRLKSLNHISIVCRSVEKSIDFYQNVLGFFPVRRPGSFDFEGAWLFNYGIGVHLLKSEDPNKMPSINQINPKDNHISFQCESTEIVERKLKEMKIEYVKARVEEGGIYVDQLFFHDPDGSMIEICNCDVLPVVPLAREAFRSCSSLNCVLQQQQVVKCQDFSHCA from the exons ATGGAGAATCCTTTACGTCTTAAGTCGTTGAATCACATCTCTATAGTGTGCAGATCAGTCGAGAAATCTATTGATTTCTACCAGAATGTTCTTGGCTTCTTCCCCGTTAGAAGGCCCGGTTCCTTTGATTTTGAAGGCGCATg GCTATTCAATTATGGGATTGGCGTACATCTTCTGAAATCTGAAGATCCTAATAAAATGCCCTCCATCAACCAGATAAATCCCAAGGACAACCATATATCCTTCCAA TGTGAAAGCACGGAAATAGTAGAGAGAAAGCTGAAGGAGATGAAGATAGAGTACGTCAAGGCGAGAGTAGAAGAGGGTGGAATCTACGTGGACCAGTTGTTTTTTCACGACCCAGATGGCTCAATGATCGAGATTTGTAACTGTGACGTGTTGCCGGTGGTTCCATTAGCCAGAGAGGCCTTCAGATCATGTTCATCTCTCAACTGCGTTCTGCAGCAACAGCAGGTGGTGAAATGCCAAGACTTTTCTCACTGTGCTTGA